Below is a window of Myxosarcina sp. GI1 DNA.
TTTAACCATATTTTAATCTGGTTGAGTTTTTCCTTTACCTTTTCCTTCTGAGGTTTAACAATGCACTTCCCATTGAATCTTCTGATATTAAACCCTAAGAAGTTAAAACCCTCGTTAATATGTCTAACTTGAGTTTTTTCTTCGCTGAGGCATAGACCTCTGTGGGCTAACCATTCTTGAATCTTTGGGATAATAGCCTCTATTTGTTCTCTGGTTTGGGCTGTAACGATAAAGTCATCCGCATAACGGATAAATCCGTAAATTCTGCGTTCTTTTCCTCTTTTAGATTTGCCGTATATTTTTGTTTCGGTAATCTTTGAGAGCCAATTGTCCATCCCATCCAGTGCAATATTTGCAAGTAGAGGGCTTAAATTGCCACCTTGTGGTGTTCCTTTATCCGTCCTGTTGAGGACTTGAGATTCTACGTATCCTGCTTTAAGCCATTGTTTAATAAACTCTCTGCCTGGAGTAAACTCTAGGTTTTTGAGAATAAACTCATGACTAATGTTGTCGAACGCCCCTTTGATGTCCGCATCTAATATCCAGTTGTCTATCGACCCTTTTCTGAATCTGTAGAAACATCCTTCAATTGCGTCATGACATCCCCTTCCAGGACGGAATCCAAAAGAATTACTTTCAAATCTTGCCTCCCAGCTTGGTTCCAGGGCATTTTTT
It encodes the following:
- the ltrA gene encoding group II intron reverse transcriptase/maturase codes for the protein MKDRVQSDIGARRTKLTNWSEIDWKKVMKKVKNLRQRIYRATKLKQWNRVRSLMKLMLRSYSNLMLSVSRVTEANKGKNTPGIDGYLAKTPKQRVKLVNNWDFQVWKIKPTKRIYIPKSNGKKRPLGIPTINDRVAQAIIKNALEPSWEARFESNSFGFRPGRGCHDAIEGCFYRFRKGSIDNWILDADIKGAFDNISHEFILKNLEFTPGREFIKQWLKAGYVESQVLNRTDKGTPQGGNLSPLLANIALDGMDNWLSKITETKIYGKSKRGKERRIYGFIRYADDFIVTAQTREQIEAIIPKIQEWLAHRGLCLSEEKTQVRHINEGFNFLGFNIRRFNGKCIVKPQKEKVKEKLNQIKIWL